One Candidatus Neomarinimicrobiota bacterium genomic window carries:
- the gmhB gene encoding D-glycero-beta-D-manno-heptose 1,7-bisphosphate 7-phosphatase: protein MPPIRKNKQVLFLDRDGVINREADGYVTEWSEFEILPGALDAIRRVTEEGYKIIIISNQSAIGRGLATKDEIDRIMTNMVAEIEASGGKIWDIYYCPHRPEDKCDCRKPEPGLFFQAEEKHKVKLSNTWFVGDKLTDVAVAIRVGARPILIRGGKPVPGTLVTEEDAVTVVDDLSEAIDYIIAMDRLRVTGNGA, encoded by the coding sequence ATGCCCCCGATTAGAAAAAATAAACAGGTACTATTCCTTGACCGGGATGGAGTGATAAACCGCGAAGCTGACGGGTATGTGACCGAATGGTCCGAATTCGAAATTCTTCCCGGCGCTCTTGACGCAATAAGGCGTGTAACCGAAGAAGGGTATAAGATCATTATTATTTCAAACCAATCGGCAATAGGAAGAGGCCTGGCGACCAAGGATGAGATTGATCGGATAATGACCAATATGGTAGCTGAGATAGAGGCTTCCGGCGGGAAAATATGGGACATATATTATTGTCCGCACAGACCTGAGGACAAATGCGACTGTCGCAAACCGGAACCGGGGCTGTTTTTTCAAGCCGAGGAAAAACACAAAGTCAAACTCAGCAATACCTGGTTTGTGGGAGACAAGCTGACCGACGTGGCTGTCGCGATAAGGGTCGGCGCAAGACCGATTCTTATTCGCGGCGGGAAACCTGTCCCCGGAACGTTGGTAACGGAAGAGGATGCGGTAACGGTGGTTGATGACCTCTCCGAGGCGATAGATTATATTATTGCGATGGATCGTTTGCGCGTAACGGGCAATGGAGCGTAA
- a CDS encoding PHP domain-containing protein → MIDLHAHTTASDGTMSPNDLVILAKKHGIEAIAITDHDTVEGIPEALAAGEREGIEVIPGLELSVEHNPGSMHILGLFIDHENEQLNESLREIQASRATRNPKIIEKLNEFGLNVSMEEVEKISGGGQLGRPHIAAALIKKRYVRTVQEAFDKYLKKGASAYFERHRLTREETVDMIHGAGGLVIIAHPGTLGVNGQQLDSLLQELKDVGFDGIEVFYNNHSQVEEDRLMQAADKFGFLISGGTDFHGENKPAIKIGVGYGNMAIPYEVLQEMKLSV, encoded by the coding sequence ATGATCGACCTTCATGCGCATACAACAGCATCTGACGGCACGATGAGTCCGAACGATCTTGTTATTCTCGCTAAGAAGCATGGAATCGAGGCTATTGCAATTACAGACCATGATACGGTGGAGGGAATTCCCGAGGCGTTAGCGGCGGGTGAGCGTGAAGGAATTGAGGTAATTCCCGGACTGGAGCTGAGCGTCGAACACAATCCGGGCTCGATGCACATTCTCGGTTTGTTTATCGACCATGAAAACGAACAATTGAATGAATCACTAAGAGAAATTCAGGCGAGCCGCGCTACCAGAAATCCTAAAATTATTGAGAAGCTGAATGAATTCGGATTAAATGTGTCAATGGAGGAAGTAGAGAAGATTTCCGGGGGGGGACAGCTGGGACGACCTCACATTGCAGCCGCTCTCATTAAAAAGAGGTATGTGCGAACTGTCCAGGAGGCGTTTGATAAGTATCTGAAAAAAGGCGCTTCAGCGTATTTTGAAAGGCATCGCCTGACGCGGGAAGAAACCGTTGACATGATACACGGTGCCGGAGGATTGGTCATAATCGCTCATCCGGGTACATTAGGGGTGAACGGACAACAACTCGATTCTCTTTTGCAGGAACTAAAGGATGTTGGTTTCGACGGCATAGAAGTTTTTTACAACAATCACTCTCAAGTCGAAGAAGACAGGCTGATGCAAGCCGCCGACAAATTCGGGTTTCTCATTTCAGGCGGTACAGACTTCCACGGTGAGAACAAACCCGCAATAAAAATCGGTGTCGGTTATGGTAACATGGCTATTCCCTATGAAGTGCTTCAGGAGATGAAACTGAGTGTGTAG
- a CDS encoding alkaline phosphatase family protein — protein MPFSFLPKIKELGIAPFLTSLHEEGKIAPMTTTLPPVSSVAWASFLTGENPGIHGITGFVDRKPDGYDPFVPTAENLLVPTIYQHLSRLGLRVCSLGVPATFPPAPINGTIVSGFLAPNLERAVYPPEELEKLKSFDYRLDIDAWSARKSHDSLFEQLPKSLTSRLNAAKHYLARERWDLFVLHVLETDRLHHFLWREMNSGEQSAVDLFAVIYSAIDKFISEVFDSIDEDSAIIILSDHGFTELKKDVYLNHWLISNGYLTLSEPNATNLNAVGSESKAFSMAPGRIYLHLKDKSPKGKVLEGSEAQGVREELTSSLLGIQDPETGSPVIERVVDMRSEWVSADFDRSPVQLPDLIAVPKQGYEIKGELNAPELFGFDRFSGMHSYGDALIYLNGDPVNGIDITDLPVIICDLLNVKSMNTKAVLS, from the coding sequence GTGCCTTTTTCGTTTCTGCCGAAGATTAAGGAGCTGGGTATCGCCCCCTTCCTGACCTCCCTTCACGAAGAAGGGAAAATAGCCCCAATGACCACCACCCTTCCGCCGGTATCATCTGTCGCGTGGGCTTCATTTCTCACGGGAGAGAATCCCGGTATACACGGGATTACAGGATTCGTAGACAGGAAGCCGGACGGATATGATCCGTTCGTTCCGACAGCTGAGAATTTGCTTGTTCCGACCATTTATCAGCATCTCTCGCGGCTGGGGTTGAGGGTATGTTCTCTCGGCGTACCGGCAACCTTCCCTCCCGCTCCGATAAACGGTACAATCGTTTCCGGGTTCCTCGCGCCAAATCTTGAAAGAGCCGTCTATCCCCCCGAAGAATTGGAAAAGTTGAAATCTTTTGATTACCGTCTTGATATCGACGCATGGTCTGCGAGAAAATCTCACGACTCGCTATTTGAACAGCTGCCTAAAAGCTTAACGTCTCGTTTGAACGCAGCAAAACACTATCTTGCCCGGGAAAGATGGGACCTCTTTGTTCTTCATGTCCTCGAGACGGACAGATTACACCATTTTTTATGGCGCGAAATGAATTCGGGGGAACAATCGGCGGTTGATTTGTTTGCGGTAATATACAGTGCCATAGATAAGTTCATCTCAGAGGTGTTTGATTCTATAGATGAGGATAGTGCAATAATAATACTTTCAGATCATGGTTTTACGGAACTCAAAAAGGACGTCTATTTGAATCACTGGTTGATAAGTAACGGCTACCTGACTCTTTCGGAGCCGAATGCTACTAATCTTAACGCTGTCGGGAGTGAGAGCAAGGCATTCAGTATGGCGCCGGGACGGATTTATCTTCACCTGAAAGACAAATCTCCAAAGGGAAAAGTGCTTGAAGGGAGTGAGGCGCAAGGAGTGAGGGAAGAACTGACATCGTCTTTGCTGGGAATTCAGGATCCTGAAACAGGTTCGCCTGTGATTGAAAGAGTGGTTGATATGCGAAGTGAATGGGTTTCAGCCGATTTTGACAGGTCTCCGGTTCAGCTTCCCGATCTGATCGCCGTTCCGAAGCAGGGATACGAAATTAAAGGAGAACTAAACGCACCGGAATTATTCGGTTTTGACAGGTTCTCCGGCATGCACTCATACGGGGATGCTCTGATCTACCTGAACGGTGACCCGGTCAACGGTATAGATATCACAGACCTGCCTGTCATTATTTGCGATTTGCTTAACGTGAAGAGCATGAACACAAAGGCTGTTCTTTCTTGA